From Candidatus Vondammii sp. HM_W22, one genomic window encodes:
- a CDS encoding efflux RND transporter permease subunit: protein MITFFAKHPTAGNLLMLFLAVLGLSALPTLQRETFPDFAAQKLQVTIAYPGASAEDVEEAICQRLEDAIDGISDVVEMTCEAREGVSISVVEMEEGGDITRFMDDVKTEVDAIDSFPEQAELPVIKELGRTDQVVSIAITGPMSVRDLKAYAEQVKVQMQQLPNVSQIDITGFSDHQLRIEVPTLALRQYGLSMSDIANSIARQGIDLPSGSLETNDQDLLIRFTDLRRTPEELADLIIVSADSGAEIRLENIATIIDRFERNEDKIFFNDKRAAVLQVIKNKQEDTLVVMDTVSRFLEKQRSMAPAGVEYFVTQDKSSIVRDRLSLLLKNGAQGLVLVFLTMWLFFQGRFAFWVAMGLPISFLGALYFMSILGLSINMITMVALLITIGLLMDDAIVISENIATHLRKGKNSLEAAIAGTRQVAPGVIASFLTTIAVFGPLAFLAGNMGKVLQFVPMVLILVIAVSLIEAFLILPHHLAHSLKHHEKDTSKFRQAFDNKLANFRDHTLGQMADFAVHQRYWFIGAIIALFLLSIGMLVGGKLKFQAFPDIEGDIIEARILLPQGTPLWRTEEVAMRITDGMKSVDKAFTPLQPDKQQLVRNIQVRFNKNLDANETGAHVATVTVDLLTAEKRSGHLDDIINRWRKEVGEIPDLIALNFKEPTIGPGGIPLEIRLKGIKLDQLKQASLELQEWLSRYKGVFDLSDDLRPGKPELRLRLRDGALALGLDASTIANQLRAAFYGTTASEIQVGPEAYELDVRLADRDQTTLNDVESFRITTAKGDQIPLSAVAIIEQDRGYARIKRVNGARTVTITGDMDTRLANAREVIEHTKQAFLPDLLKRYPDVSTSIEGQSKETNKTAASMLRGFSIGLVGIFILLSFQFRSYVEPLVIMMVIPLALIGVIWGHLLMGLSLTMPGVIGFASLSGIVVNDSILLVEFFKLRVREGHPVVEAAKLASRERFRAVLLTSVTTIAGLTPLLLEKSMQAQILIPLATSIVFGLLTTTALVLLVIPAMFSILDDFGVLAENPEKE from the coding sequence ATGATCACCTTCTTCGCCAAACACCCAACGGCTGGAAACCTGCTGATGCTGTTTCTGGCGGTACTCGGCCTCTCCGCCCTGCCAACCCTGCAACGGGAAACCTTTCCTGACTTTGCCGCCCAGAAACTGCAAGTAACCATTGCCTACCCTGGTGCCAGCGCAGAAGATGTGGAGGAGGCAATCTGCCAGCGCCTGGAAGATGCCATCGATGGCATCAGCGATGTCGTAGAGATGACATGCGAAGCCCGGGAAGGGGTGAGCATCTCCGTGGTTGAGATGGAAGAGGGGGGAGATATCACCCGCTTCATGGATGACGTGAAAACAGAAGTAGACGCCATTGACAGTTTTCCCGAACAGGCTGAACTGCCTGTGATCAAGGAGCTCGGCCGTACTGATCAGGTCGTCTCAATTGCCATCACCGGGCCTATGTCCGTCAGGGACCTGAAGGCCTATGCTGAACAGGTCAAAGTGCAGATGCAGCAGCTGCCGAATGTATCTCAGATCGATATCACCGGCTTCTCGGATCACCAGCTTCGCATCGAGGTACCCACCCTCGCTCTGCGTCAATACGGACTCAGCATGTCCGATATCGCCAACAGCATAGCCCGCCAGGGAATCGACCTCCCTTCCGGCTCACTGGAGACCAACGACCAGGATCTGCTGATACGCTTCACAGACCTGCGCAGAACGCCTGAAGAGCTAGCCGACCTGATAATAGTAAGCGCTGACTCTGGTGCCGAAATACGACTGGAAAATATCGCCACAATCATCGACCGGTTTGAGCGGAATGAGGATAAAATTTTCTTCAATGACAAGCGCGCCGCTGTACTTCAGGTGATCAAAAACAAACAAGAGGATACCCTGGTGGTAATGGATACGGTAAGCCGCTTTCTGGAAAAGCAGCGCTCCATGGCACCCGCCGGCGTGGAATATTTTGTTACCCAGGATAAATCGTCCATCGTCCGCGATCGTCTGAGCTTGTTGCTGAAAAACGGCGCTCAGGGATTGGTGCTGGTGTTTCTCACCATGTGGCTCTTTTTCCAGGGGCGCTTCGCCTTCTGGGTCGCCATGGGCCTGCCAATCTCATTTCTTGGCGCACTCTATTTCATGAGCATTCTGGGGCTGAGTATCAACATGATCACCATGGTGGCACTACTGATTACCATTGGTCTGTTGATGGATGACGCCATTGTTATCTCAGAGAACATCGCCACCCATCTGCGTAAAGGAAAAAACTCCCTGGAGGCTGCGATCGCCGGCACCCGGCAGGTTGCCCCGGGTGTCATCGCCTCATTTCTCACCACCATAGCGGTTTTTGGCCCCCTCGCCTTTCTCGCGGGAAATATGGGCAAGGTACTGCAGTTCGTACCGATGGTGCTGATCCTGGTCATTGCTGTCAGCCTGATAGAGGCTTTTCTGATTCTGCCGCACCATCTGGCACACTCCCTCAAACACCATGAGAAGGATACCTCCAAATTCCGCCAGGCTTTCGACAATAAGCTGGCAAATTTTCGCGACCACACGCTCGGCCAGATGGCGGATTTTGCCGTCCACCAGCGCTATTGGTTTATCGGTGCCATTATTGCCCTGTTCCTGCTCAGCATCGGTATGCTGGTGGGTGGAAAGCTGAAATTTCAGGCATTCCCAGACATTGAGGGTGACATTATTGAAGCCCGCATTCTGCTTCCACAGGGCACCCCCCTGTGGCGTACAGAAGAGGTGGCAATGCGGATCACTGACGGCATGAAAAGCGTCGATAAAGCATTCACTCCCCTGCAACCGGATAAACAGCAGCTGGTAAGGAATATCCAGGTGCGCTTCAACAAGAACCTCGACGCCAATGAAACAGGAGCCCATGTGGCCACAGTCACGGTTGATCTGCTCACGGCGGAAAAGCGTAGCGGCCATTTGGATGACATCATCAACCGCTGGCGCAAAGAGGTGGGTGAGATACCGGATCTGATCGCACTCAATTTCAAAGAGCCGACCATTGGACCTGGCGGCATCCCTCTGGAGATCCGACTGAAAGGGATAAAACTGGACCAACTGAAACAGGCTTCCCTGGAACTTCAGGAGTGGCTTTCGCGCTACAAAGGCGTGTTCGACCTCTCCGATGACCTCCGCCCCGGAAAACCGGAATTGCGTTTACGCCTGCGTGATGGCGCCCTGGCTCTGGGTCTGGATGCCTCCACCATCGCCAATCAGCTGCGTGCCGCATTCTACGGTACCACCGCCAGTGAAATACAAGTGGGCCCGGAAGCCTATGAACTGGACGTACGGCTGGCAGACAGAGACCAGACAACACTGAACGATGTCGAGAGTTTCAGAATCACCACTGCGAAGGGGGATCAGATTCCCCTGAGTGCAGTGGCCATCATCGAACAGGATAGGGGCTATGCACGAATCAAACGTGTAAATGGGGCGCGCACAGTGACCATCACCGGTGACATGGATACACGGCTGGCCAATGCCCGTGAGGTGATCGAGCACACCAAACAGGCATTCCTGCCCGACCTTCTCAAGCGCTATCCGGATGTTAGCACCAGTATTGAGGGTCAGTCGAAAGAGACCAACAAGACGGCTGCATCCATGTTACGCGGTTTCAGCATCGGCCTGGTTGGCATCTTCATCCTGCTCAGCTTCCAATTCCGCAGCTATGTGGAGCCATTGGTCATCATGATGGTCATACCCCTGGCATTGATTGGCGTGATCTGGGGCCATCTTCTGATGGGGCTCAGTCTCACCATGCCGGGCGTTATCGGCTTTGCCTCACTCTCCGGCATCGTGGTCAATGACTCCATCCTGCTGGTGGAGTTTTTCAAGTTGCGGGTACGGGAGGGCCATCCCGTGGTCGAAGCGGCAAAGCTCGCCAGCCGCGAACGCTTCCGTGCCGTGTTGCTCACATCCGTCACCACTATCGCCGGGTTAACGCCACTTCTGCTGGAAAAAAGCATGCAGGCCCAAATCCTGATCCCGCTTGCTACCAGTATTGTTTTCGGGCTGCTGACCACCACCGCGCTGGTGTTGTTGGTCATTCCCGCAATGTTCAGCATTCTGGATGACTTTGGCGTACTTGCCGAAAATCCAGAGAAAGAGTAG